GTCGCGCCTTGTCCGGCACTCCCGAGTACCCCAGGTCCTCGGCCATCTCCGTCCGGTTGAACAGGACGAGCGCACAGCCGCCTTCGAGTACGCGCTGCACGATCTCGTCGGACAGGTACCACCAGCATCCGTCGCCGTTCACGATCGCCGGGAATGGGCCGGGTGCATCCGGGAACAGGATCCTCACGCAGAAGGAGAAGGGCCGCTCGCCGCCGCAGCAGTGGACGCGGTAGGACCAGAGCTTCGGCTTGCCCGGCCAGCGTCCCACGCCGCCGTGGCACAGCGTCTCCACGTCGACGGCCTCGGGCGAGGGCGGCAGGCCGCCGTATTCCATGTTGACGATCAGGTCCCGCCAGGCGGCCGATCGCGCCGGCCATTCCTCGGGGGTCCGGATCCGGCCGAGGTCCGGCAGGGCGAACGGGTCGGGCAGCTCCCCTGCGTTGACGATGGGGTCTACCGGGTAGCTCCTGCGCTCTGTCATCGATCTCTCCTCCCTCAGCGTCTTCTGCGTGGCGTGCCTTCGGTTCGCGCGTCATCGTGCCACAACCAGCCGGGGCCGGCAAATCCATCCGGCAAACCGCCTGTCGCCCTTGTAGCCCCGGGCGCCATAATCGATATGACAATGGCACCATTTGACTTGGCGCGCGGCTTCGGGATAGAATGTGCGGGTTCGCAGACGATGGGCTCTTTGAGTACCGGCCCGCCGGCGGGGGGGATGGAGACGACAGAGGATGACGGTCCAGAACAAGCGCTCGCCGAAGTCGAGGACGCGGTCGGATGACCGAGGGGCGGCTGCCTCGGGCGCCCGTACGGACATCGGCTGGGGACTCGGCGCCGAGTCGGATGGTGACGATCTTTTCGTGCGTCGCGTGCTCTTCTACGGCATCGTGGCCGTGCTGGGCTGTCTGGGCGCGTGGTTCATGATCACGACCGTGGGCGGTGGAGCGCCGCCGCACATTCTGAGCGCGGCTGCCGGGGATGCGGCGCCCGCGTTGCACACCATCGTTCTGCAGGACTTCGAGAAGGCCCGAGCGGACGACTGGCTGAAGGTGGCCCGATCGGGGCAGATGCAGTCCCTGGCGGGCGGTCACGAGCTGCGGGTGATGGACCTGTCGACGGGCCGTTGCGCGCTCTGCGTGGGGCGGTTCGACGATCCGACCGAGCCGCGGGTGGCGGCCCTGCTGGAGGGATTTGCGGCCTACAGCCTTCCGAACGGAAGTCGCCCCTTCGAGCATGCGCGGCTGATGCCCATCGCGCGCTGATGCGGGTCGACGGAGCCATTCCACAAGGGATTTCCAGGAGGGAATCATGTCGCTGCACAGGAGTCTGAAGCGGAAGGACGCCCTGGTACGGCGGCGCAACGTGCTCTCGCGCGCCGAACGGGTGGAGCGTCTGAAGAAGGACGAGAAGTGGGAGGAGGGCATGTCGGTGCTCGGGCTGCCGAAGCTGAAGGTGGCCGCCGCCCCGAAGGCCCAGAAGGCCAAGGCGCCTGAGGCCGCCGAGGCGGCCGAGGGGGATTCGAAGGAGTAGTCACGTCCGGTCCGTCGAGAGGACCGTCGGAGGTGCGCAGTGCGGACGGAGCCGCTGATTGCCGACCGTATGGGTCTGATCGATTCGTCGGGGATTCGCAGGGTTTTCGATCTGGCCAGGAGCCTGAAGAACCCCATCAACCTGAGCATCGGGCAGCCCGACTTCGACGTGCCCGAGCCGGTGAAGGCCGCCGCCATCCATGCCATCGAGAGCGGCCAGAACAAGTACACGCTCACGCAGGGAATCCAGTCCCTGCGCGACGAGGTTGTGCGGTTCGAGAAGCAGCACAGCGGCGTCCGGCACGAGGCGGCCCTGATCACCAGCGGCGTCTCGGGCGGCATGCTTCTGGCCATGATGGCGCTGGTCAATCCCGGGGACAGGGTGGCCATCGCCGATCCGTACTTCGTCATGTACAAGCATCTCTGCCGGCTGCTCGGGGGCGTGCCCGTTTACGTGGACACCTACCCGGACTTCCGGCTCACCGTGGAGCGGCTGGAGGAGGCCGGGGCCGGCGACGCCAAGTTGCTGATGCTCAACAGCCCGAACAACCCGAGCGGCGTGATCTCGTCCGAAGACGACCTGCGGGCCATCGCGGAATGGGCGGGGCGCAAGGGCGTCTTCATCATCAGCGACGAGATCTACCGCTTCTTCTGCTACGACGGGGCCTTTGCGAGCATCGCGCGGTTTACGGACGACGTGCTCCTGCTGAACGGTTTCAGCAAGCTGGCGGCGATGACGGGCTGGCGGCTGGGCTACGCCATCGGGCCGGAGCCGCTGA
The genomic region above belongs to Candidatus Brocadiaceae bacterium and contains:
- a CDS encoding aminotransferase class I/II-fold pyridoxal phosphate-dependent enzyme, which encodes MGLIDSSGIRRVFDLARSLKNPINLSIGQPDFDVPEPVKAAAIHAIESGQNKYTLTQGIQSLRDEVVRFEKQHSGVRHEAALITSGVSGGMLLAMMALVNPGDRVAIADPYFVMYKHLCRLLGGVPVYVDTYPDFRLTVERLEEAGAGDAKLLMLNSPNNPSGVISSEDDLRAIAEWAGRKGVFIISDEIYRFFCYDGAFASIARFTDDVLLLNGFSKLAAMTGWRLGYAIGPEPLIEEMKKLQQFSFVCAPSIAQYAGLAALRLDNANRVRAYQAKRDIVYEGLRDKFRLEKPGGAFYAFVEAPGGDGDAFCARAMQHNVLVIPGSVFSERKSHFRLSFAAEDRVLEEGVRVLNSLA
- a CDS encoding small basic protein gives rise to the protein MSLHRSLKRKDALVRRRNVLSRAERVERLKKDEKWEEGMSVLGLPKLKVAAAPKAQKAKAPEAAEAAEGDSKE